The sequence ATGTAATCGTAAAGACAATGACATAACTCAAAAAGATACCGATAGCACCTCATACAACTGTCAAAAGTACCGACTCGACGAGAAATTGTTCGATGATATCACGACTCTTGGCACCGATTGCCTTCCGGATTCCGATTTCTTTTGTGCGTTCAGATACAGTCACGAGAAGGATGTTCATCACTCCAATTCCTCCGACGATGAGTGATATTGCGGCGATTCCTCAGAGAAACAGTTTCAATGTGCTCGTGATACTCGAGAGTGTATCGAGTGTATCTTCTTGACTCGAGACTGTGAAGGTTGCATTCGCAGAATCTGCAATTCAGAGAACTTCAAGGAGTTTTTCTGTGACGGCATCTTTGGTTGTGGTCATGTTTTCTTCAGAGTCTACCATGACAGAAATTGAGGAGAGGTATTTTGTTCCTGCAAGAGATATTTCAGCAGTAGTGATTGGTACAAAAACAGCAGAATCAGAACTGTTTCGACCACCAGATCATTTTGACTTTGTGACACCAATAACAGTATAGAGACTATTTCCGATTTTTATCGTCTTCCCGATTGGATCCTCTGTTTCGAAGAGATTTGTTACCACTGTTGGTCCAAGGACTGCCACTTTTTCACGATTATCGACAGCAGATTGTGTGATAAAAGTTCCTGCCGTAACACTCGTATTATTCACGGTTTCATAGTCTGGAGTCACCCCATTGATAATAGCGCTCGTATTATTGTCACTGTAGACCAATTGTTTCGAAGTGTTGATGAGTGGCGCAACTTTGGAAACATGCTCGATTTCCTTGATGATTTCGACATGATCCATCGTAAAAACTTTCGTATTACTTCCACCTATTTGACGGACATTCCCAGAATTTTGACTGCCTGGAGAAATCGTGAGAAGATTTGTTCCCAATGCTGAAACGGTATTTACAATACTACTCGTTGCTCATTCCCCAACAGCAA is a genomic window of Candidatus Gracilibacteria bacterium containing:
- a CDS encoding ABC transporter permease, with the translated sequence MNLLRTTKLALRNMLANKMRAGLSSLGIIIGVLSVVVLLAVGEGATSSIVNTVSALGTNLLTISPGSQNSGNVRQIGGSNTKVFTMDHVEIIKEIEHVSKVAPLINTSKQLVYSDNNTSAIINGVTPDYETVNNTSVTAGTFITQSAVDNREKVAVLGPTVVTNLFETEDPIGKTIKIGNSLYTVIGVTKSKGSGGRNSSDSAVFVPITTAEISLAGTKYLSSISVMVDSEENMTTTKDAVTEKLLEVLGIADSANATFTVSSQEDTLDTLSSITSTLKLFLGGIAAISLIVGGIGVMNILLVTVSERTKEIGIRKAIGAKSRDIIEQFLVESVLLTVVGGAIGIFLSYVIVFTITSITTAITPVITTNQILLALSFSVGTGLFFGIFPAYKAAKLKPIDALRTE